The proteins below are encoded in one region of Pseudophryne corroboree isolate aPseCor3 chromosome 8, aPseCor3.hap2, whole genome shotgun sequence:
- the HDHD3 gene encoding haloacid dehalogenase-like hydrolase domain-containing protein 3, with protein sequence MKLKLLTWDVKDTLLRLRLPVGLQYQAEAKNRGLQIDSVTLETSFRQVYRNHWRLFPNYGLSQGMTSHRWWLDVVSQTFRLSGVQDETKLQSMAETLYQDFCTAKNWEVLPGARAALQGCGELGLRMAVISNFDRRLEEILRLCDLLGHFEFVLTSESAGAAKPDLVIFRKALGLAGVSPHHAAHVGDDYVNDYKAPRRAGMFSYLLQPGGRQLEERIPPDHVIQSPEHVIHRLAGL encoded by the coding sequence ATGAAACTAAAGCTTCTCACCTGGGACGTGAAGGACACTTTGCTGCGTTTGCGTCTCCCCGTAGGCTTGCAGTATCAGGCTGAAGCCAAGAACAGGGGTCTTCAGATTGACTCAGTCACTCTGGAGACCTCCTTCCGGCAAGTGTACCGTAACCACTGGCGCCTTTTCCCCAACTACGGACTGTCTCAGGGCATGACGTCCCACCGGTGGTGGCTGGATGTGGTCTCACAGACGTTTCGCCTCTCCGGTGTCCAGGATGAGACAAAACTACAGTCCATGGCGGAGACGCTCTACCAAGATTTCTGCACTGCCAAGAACTGGGAGGTGTTACCGGGTGCCAGGGCGGCACTGCAGGGGTGTGGTGAGCTGGGTCTACGAATGGCGGTGATCTCCAACTTTGACCGGCGGCTGGAGGAGATCCTAAGGCTTTGCGACTTGCTCGGACATTTCGAATTTGTCCTGACCTCTGAGAGCGCTGGTGCCGCTAAACCAGATTTGGTGATCTTTCGCAAGGCTCTTGGCCTGGCTGGTGTGTCACCGCACCATGCCGCTCATGTCGGAGATGATTATGTGAATGACTATAAGGCACCTAGGCGGGCGGGCATGTTTAGCTATCTTCTCCAGCCGGGTGGTAGACAGCTGGAGGAGAGAATTCCTCCAGATCACGTAATCCAGTCTCCGGAGCACGTCATCCACAGACTAGCAGGGTTATAA